The Musa acuminata AAA Group cultivar baxijiao chromosome BXJ2-5, Cavendish_Baxijiao_AAA, whole genome shotgun sequence genomic interval CTCCAACGGTAGCATATCGGCAGAGAATGATGCTCTCGAGAAAATATCAATTCTTCTCGCTTGGCTCGTCTGGAGAAAGAGCGAGGCTGGCTtttaccaccaccacctcctccgcgGGGAGCCGCAAGAGTTATTAACACTGGTAGCTGTAAAAGAGAAACATCCGATCCTTGTATTCAGGCGTCGCCCGAACCTGAGCAGAATCAACCCGACAGTCACAACCCGTGTTCTTTGTCCTTTCTTCATACCGCTGCTGACCACTAGATTGGCGATAGAGCTCAGCTCAGGCTGGGGAATTTTCTTTCACAAGACCAGAAGATATATCCGTCGCTCCCGTGACTCCCTGTCTGAAGCCAACAAGGAAGATGGAATCGTCCTCATGATGTATGCATCTGTCCTCCTCTCCTTACCATCTTCTCAATATATCAATCGATAGAGTCTTCACAGGAACGAGAATGCTAACCACGAGGTTCTGCATAATGTAATGTACAATGGAGAACATCACCTTGTTGATGTTGTACAAGATGGTTATTATGCCACCCCAGTCCTGGGAAAAAACTTACAGATGATTATGTTAGTTTAAAGATTTATACTACTTAGAATACATGTTTTCTATTACATCTTCTCTACTTATATTGGCAATGATTTGGATTCTTTGGTGGGAAGAGGACAATGAGCTTATTCAAAAGCAGTCTGCTGGCATTATTGGTGGATCGTGCGACTGTTCTCTTCGTTGAACTGAAGACTTGTCCTCTCTCATGGAATCAGGTAGCCATCTGTATTACCGACATGGCGTTTTTTCTTTCGGGAAAAGCAAATGGATTCCATGATCGTATTCTTTTCATCCACCAATAATTTATTTGAAGCGTTCTTTTCATGTTCTGGTTCTGGAAGAAAATATAAGACTCTCTCAATTATTTGTGCACTGTGGATCCACGAGGTCCGTTTCATGCTTTTAGTATCTTTTACTTGTTTGATTCACCTTATATTTCTTTCCAGTGTTCCTTCTCTTATTTGTAGAGATGCAGGCCATCAGCAAGCACATGAGGTGGTGTTCTGTGAGCTCAATGCGCCCGTGAACACGAGAGAAGCTGCAGCGAAGCGAACAAAAGAGATCAGAGAGTGATGCGAAGACAGGTCGGAGACACAGTGAAGAAGATAATaaacaaagaatatatatatatatatatatatatatatatatgaatgaacGAGgccgaagaagagaaggaagaggacaaGTGTGGCCACTCAACATGTGAGTGACCGTTCCCACCCCTATGGAGCAGCTGATCTATCCCTCAATCACGGGTTCCATAGGTAACTTTCTCACGTTGTGAAGAAGATGAACTCATGGTGAAATTTGATTTTGTAGGATAGAATGAGACTTCACCTCACAGTTATATACAATTATGTATGTCCATCACTCCCATATTTTGCAATTATGCAAGCAGTATTATTTGATATACCACACATGCATacgtatataatatataataagtaTTAGAGCAAATATCCAAGACGAGAGTGAGTTAGTGTCTTTAAATGCGCCCGCCCATGAAAACCCACCACCTTATCACCATCCCTCCCATCCCAACGCCACCTGGAGCCATGGCCACTCCccactccctcttcctcctcttcctcctcttcttttccaCCTCCAACGCCGCCGACCTCCGCATCTTCCACGCGGAGCGCCACTCCCCGACGCCTCTCGATTCAGTCCTTTCGCTCGCGCGCAACGACCTCACCCGCCTCGCCTTCCTCTCCCGGAAAGTCACCTCCGTCCCCGTCGCCTCCGGCCAGCAGGTGCTGCAGTCCTCCTCCTACGTCCTCCGCGCTAAGCTCGGCTCCCCCGGGCAGCTCCTCCTTCTCGCCCTCGACACCAGCGCCGATGCCGCCTGGACCTCCTGCTCCCCTTGCTCCACCtgcccctcctcctccgccctctTCCTCCCTGCTAACTCCTCCACCTACTCCCCCCTCCCCTGCTCCTCCTCCTGGTGCCCCCAGTTCAAGGGCCAGTCCTGCGCCGCCGACTCCGCCCCTTCCCCATGCACCTACTACCAGCCCTACGGCGGCGACGCTGCCTTCACCGCCACTCTCTCGCAGGACTCCCTCACCCTCGCCTCCGACGTCATTCCCAACTACCTCTTCGGCTGCGTCACCGCCGTCAACGGCAGCTCGGCGAACCTGCCGAAGCAGGGCCTGCTAGGGTTGGGCCGAGGGCCCATGTCTCTCTTGGCTCAGACAGGCCCCCTTTACCAGGGCGTCTTCTCCTACTGCCTCCCCAGCTACAAGTCCTACTATTTCTCGGGATCGCTCCGGCTCGGCCCGTTAGGCCAGCCCAAGAACATCCGGTTCACCCCCCTGTTGAAGAACCCGCACCGGCCCTCGTTGTACTACGTGAACCTGACGGCTGTCCGGGTTGGACGGTTCGAGGTGCCGGTCCCGCCCGGCTCGTTCGAGTTCGACCCGGCGACCGGCGCCGGCACCGTGGTCGACTCGGGCACGGTGATCACCCGGTTCGTGACCCCCGTCTACGCCGCCATCCGCGACGAGTTCCGGCGCCAGGTGAACGCCTCCGGCGGCTACACCTCGCTGGGCGCCTTCGACACCTGCTTCAGCACCGACGAGGTGGCTTCGGCGCCGGCGGTGACGCTGCGCATGGAGGGCCTCGACCTGGTGCTGCGCATGGAGAACACGCTGATCCACAGCAGCGCGACGCCGCTGGCCTGCCTCGCCATGGCCGCCGCGCCGGACAACGTCAACGCTGTGGTCAACGTCATCGCCAGCCTCCAGCAGCAGAACTTGAGGGTGGTGGTGGACGCGGCCAACGCCCGGGTGGGCTTCGCACGGGAGGTGTGCAATTAAAACCCCCATCTGACGTTGTTTTCAGTACGTTATGTTGTTGTTTTATGTTTTAGTAGCAGAGTTTGTGGGAAGAATCGGTGTGTCTGCTTCTCTGTTGCATGGGTCAAAAAAAGGTGGTGTTTGGATGTGAATTGTCACGCGTTCTGTGTCAGGATGTGATTTGTGACTCTCTTTTGGTTTGTGGTCTATCACCGAGCTTACGAGACGCGAAGGGATTGGATGTTGAAtcgaaaaattaaatccaattggAATCGATCCTGCATCAACTTGTTCAAGATTCGATCCGATTTATCGATAATTTAGTTTTAAGAATTATAAATACTTACGATTCTAAGGTATTATTTTTgtttgatttaccaattcaaatcgatttttaattaaaaatatattaatctaatTAATTCTACTATTCTAAACATTTAATTGATCGAAACACATTAATCAGATGGGTCCAAATCAAGATTCATCATACTATAACACATGGATGAGAAGTACATATGAATCAATACATAATATATTGACACTATTGATATAACTCGATACATATTGTATCGATAGTTGTTCGTAATATcgatataaatcaataagataaatcATGgtctaaatatttaatttaataattattatcataTAATATCGAATTAGATTAATTGATTATGAATTGATCCGATTAGATAAATTCGAATGGATTTTAATTTAAACTATCTTATTCTAATTaacctaaatttaaaaaaaattgatttgaccCCTTGAACGTTTGATTCGAACCGATTTTGAACATACCCATCATCATTGATCCTGACATGATCAATTCATACAAACGGATACTATTTAGTAACATCCCATTCAACAAGAAAATACATTCACatgatatgcatatatatatatatatatatatatatacatataagtcAGCTTAAAACATGACAATGTAAAAGAAGATAACTCTTTCCCCTTCAAAAGAGTTCAAATTATTTAAATTCCAATCTCACACCAACCCCCAAATCCAAACCGTCAGATCCATTTCATCCCCCGCACCATCGGacccctcctctcctctccttctctttcctTTCTCTTCCGCTCTCACACTCTCCTTTCCCTCTCTCCACTTCATCTTGTATTAGAAGCTCCACCACTGGTGAACCGCCACGCCCGCGTCCCTCAGCTTCCCGTAAAGCGCAAGGCACTCCCAATAGGCCCGCCGCCCGCCCCGCGTCTCCCCCTTCTTCGCGTCGTCGTCCTCCCACAATTGGTGGTCGCACTCCAGGAAGAGTTCATCGACGAGACCGATCGCGCCCTCCGCCACCGCCTCCTCCACCGCCGATGCCTCCGCCTTCACTACCACGTACTCCTCCTCCTTCACGTTCCTCTCCAGCCACTCCGCCAGCGACGGCGACGCCCCCTTCTCCGCCTCGTCTGTATCCTTATTTTCTTTCTCCATAACCTCCACCCGGATGACGTCGAAGGCCCGGCCCTTTCGCGGGTAGTTCTGCTCGAACCACGCCGCTCCGCTGCCCGCCTCTCCCGCCCCTGCGACCTCCACGAACACCCGCCGTGGGTACCCGTCCAGCTCGTCCCTCGTCAGCTCCGGCAGGTACCTGGCCCTCCGCTGCCAGCCCCGTCGCCCGGGTTCCGGTGGCTCCAGCAGGGCGCCTTCCAGCCCGCTCAGGGCTTCCTTCTTCGCCACCGGCATCGACAGCAGCCGCCGCAGCCTCAGCCCTCGGCCGTTCGCGAAGGACTTCCTCATCGCCAACACGGTAACGGAGCCGACTCGTCCGACGTAGGCCGTGCGGTAGTTCGCCGGCGGGGTAAAGGTTTCCGATGGATTTCGGCTCCATCGCACGGCAGCGACGCCGCCGATCTTGAGGATCCGGTCGATGTGTTCGAAATCGCCGGCGGAGGCGGAGAAGACGAAGTCAGCGGAGCCATCGGGCACCGCGGTGCTGCGATCGCCTGCGATCGGGTCGTTGAGGAAGACAGCGTTGTCCCCGGGGCGAAGCAGGCCGCGGCGGCTCATATCGTGGAGGAGACTCGGGAGGAAGGTAGCGTCGCCGTAGATGGCTCCCTGGCGTTCGGCAATCCCGCCGACGTCGCCGCCGCGGAAGAATATGTCGGCGTGTAGCCAGGGTAAGGACAAGATGACGGCGGCCAGGAGCACTGATCGGGCGACGAGGCGGAGTAGGCGGCGGTCCGGCAGGCGGATCACGAGGCGCCCGCCTCCGAATTCGACGGCGCCTCCAAAGCCGAGGCGCTGGATTACACCAGTCTTCTTCATCGTAGACATTTCCGGGAAGACGGACGCACCGAGAAGTAGGTTGCagcggcgagagagagagagagagagagagagagagagagaggagggagggagggagggaggggagaGGCGGGGGTCGGATTAGCGGGTACAGAAGCGGGCAGCGGTGTGGTTACCACCCACAAGGGCTACACGCGTGCTTTGAGATCGGAGGCAGAGGAGCAATAGGTTCATGGAGCGCCGCGATTCCATCATGCACTGCTTGGGATGATGGACGGTGGAGATGTGGGCGATCAGCGCAACATCTCGGCCTCCGCAGCGAATCCCAGAAGGTAATATTTTCCAACACAaaaccctcttttttttttttcttttatcttatgaATTGGGCAAGAGATCAACTGAGAACTCGGAAAGGAAAGATTGATagaaggggaaggaggaaagGTGGAGACAAGAGTGGAAATGAGAGGGAGGAGTGCTTAATATAGTGGAAGAGGATAATAAATCGGTTGTCATATATATAGAAATTAGATAATAATGAAAGATTATTTTTAGGAGATCAATAAATTCGTTCTCATAGATATAGGAAAAGGGTGATATTGGGAGATTATTTTTGGAAGAGGGAGCACGAAAGAAGGACCGTGGATCGTGGTAAACCAGCTGGAcaataacaaaataaataaaaacgtaGAATGCGTGTCTAATATGGTTTttacaattaatttttttttgtgtgtatgtTTCTGAAAATATTAAGTAAAAAAATGTTTCCCAAACATATTGTTTCCAAGCACAAAAATCATTAATAATCTACAAAGTAAAATTCCCATCTACAAAATATAGTGAATAATAACATTTGATCATGAAATTTATGAAAAAGACAATAGGAATATTTTGTTCAAGAAGATTTTGCATGTTGAATTCATGTCCAAACCTCTAGTTGATCTATTACGTTTTACTTTtttcaaatttgaataatttatgtTTCGGAAGACTAACTAACAAAATGTTtcccaaatatatatatgtatatatgggaTAGACGTCGCCAAATGCTATTATAGGGTGGGTACGGCCCATTGCAAGAGTTATCTATGAGGACACTAGAAACGAAATTATCTTCGGTCATGAAATTTATAAAACGATGGGAATATTGTGGTTACGAGGATTTTGCATGTTTGTCAAGTATGTAGAACTGGAGCTAATATGATCGCTGAGATATTAATAGAAATTATgattataattttgataaatatatttttgtaaaatcGAGTTTAAACTTTTAGATAGGCTCAATAAATTAGCTAATGAgtcatatatttaattaagtaTGGATGTTGTATGATGAAGGTTTGAGTGGGAAAGAATGATGACTTGAAGGAGCTTACAGAGGCTTAGTTTATTTGTATCAACTTGAATTGACATAAAAAATGCACATTATGCAAAATTGGGTTGACCACCAAGATTAATCATATCAATATTCAGATACTTGTAAACTTAAATTAGCTGGCATTTGCTAGTCATGGTTAATCTGATTTTTTTTGGTAATatgtatatgaaaaatattaatcACCGGAGGAAATATATATAAACATTACAAAATTTGGAACGATAGATACTTCAGACATCCTCTTCACTCGTGACTGTTTGACTGAACCATCCACGAAAGATGCGTGCCACACAGACCGAGGAGTCTGTCTGTGTCGTGCACACAAGCACGTGTCCAATCCTTCAAGACGTTCATCTCTACTCGACCCGCCCACCTACCTACTGCGACGTTGGGACCCATCGACGGACCATTGCTTCACTCGATCAACTGACAGGTGGAAAAATTGCATTACTCCTTCCAGACACTCGCCCGCGTGATCGTTGGACGATATGTGTGGGGCCCGCGCGGGTCCATTCCCGTTAGACTAAGAGAGCCGTACTATCTATAATGATAAATATCCTCGGGCGCAAACGGGACATGAAATTCTTCTCGAATCAAACTTTCCTAGGTTCGTCGGGGATGGGTGGCTCCCCTCCGGCTACGCCACCCCGCCGTGCGATCGAGGAGGCTCATCCACTGATCTCTCCCGTACCGGAGAACCCTCCGGCGAGGCCGCGCCGTACACGCGCGGAGGAAGAGCAGGTCCGCATAAGGCGGCGGGCCCTCGAGAACTGCAGGAAAGCCCTAGAATTGCTGGATGTGGCGAAGGATGCGCCACTAGCGACGGCGAGAGGGGAGGAGGGATCACCGCTGCGGTCGGATACCGATGCCGATGAGGTACGGCTAGGGTCTATTATCGGATCCTCTTATTTCTAGTTGTGGAATTTGCACCTTGATAGAGATATTTCTTTATGATTTTGTGTAGATTAAGTTACTCCGATCAGTTCCTTAATTAGAACGGTTTGTGGACTCGATCTCAGATGTGTATTGTTCTTTGCGTGCATAGAATTAGTGTGCTGCAGTTGGTTATTTTGTGGGTCCGGTGATCGATGTTTACGAGTTACCAGGAAACAAACTGGAAGACCGTAGTAGTGCTGGAAATATATTCATCACAGAACGTAGATACAGTTTGGGTAGTCTTGCAGCCTATTGATCAGAGCTCGTGATATATCTCATGTGACTTCACAAATCCTCAGCTACTTACGGGGGAAATGTGTATCCATCTTCTTTGCATGTGGAATATATTAATTTCAATGTGGTATCGTTGTCTTGGCCCTGCGTAAGGGGGAGGATTGATTATATACCATGCAGACACATGTTAATGTCGATAGTGGTTTAAGAGTTTTTTCGCTTAAAATCAATGTGTTCTTATAGGTCAGGTATGTGCTTGTGAGTTGTGATAATGGTAGAAAGATCTTACTGGGAATTTAAGTTGGAGACTCATAGTAGATTACGCCTGTGTAGCCTAGTTAAACTTTAAAAAGCAGATGAGACAATGTCAATCCACAATCTTCTCCCGTTGTTCTTAGTAGATACATGCACTGCAGCTTACGAAATTACCTATAAACATAAGTGTTTTTTTAAAGGGAAAAATAGCATACGTTAGATCTTTGTGTTCTTTACATGTCTTCGATGGGGGTGGTATGACATGACAAACTAGGTTTATTTATAGTGGTGGATTATTCTATTAATGAAAACCTAGTATGATCTCCAAAAGTTGTGTTAGTTTATTTCTGATAAAAATCTCAATATCCATTTCGATACCATTTTTACATGATTACATGGTGACACATAGTCAGTCCATTTTTTAGTTTGATAACTTTTTTTTTGGTAGTTTCTTAACTCCATCATATTGGAGAGTCATACGTTTCCTTCCCTGATGCCTTGTACAGCAAGAATAAATGACAACAAGGTGTTATAAGCTTGTAAATGCATCCCAATGCTTGCATTTATAAACGGATGGACAAACAAGTAATAAACTATGAGAAGATAACTCTTTAAATTCTCATTTGCTAATACATGCATTGCAGATACCAGTTTGTAGTATACTGCACTTATTTGTGATATTCTATTTCACATGTGCTCCATGCCAATTTAGTTGGTTTCTGCAGTTGGTCAGCAGTAATCTGTTGCACAATTGGAGGAAAAAAGGGAGAAATTTTCACTAGTACAGCAAATGTCAAAGTATTTTGACTCATCTTTTCACACCATATGGTTCATGTGATTTGTATGGTACTCTAAGgacaaattttttattctttcatcGTCTTTGTCTAGAAATGGCATCCTTGGATAAATCCATTCTCATATTTGACAATGTCGAAGAATAGGTATTTGTGATATATTGAAAGAAGCTTATTGATTTCTGTAGTTGAATTATAAGATTGTTACTGCATTACAGCTTGGAAAGACAAACTCATAAGGACTTGAAAGGATTATGGTCTTTAAATGATTTATTGTTGCTTATGTTATTATTACGTCATTGGTATTATAAATGACATCAGAAATTGGGAATAACACGTAGAATGCAATGGTTTCCACTTTCCAGTGTGAAATGATCTGTTGAACAATATGATAAATAGAACTAAAAGGCTGATCTGTTTCACAATGCATGTAAAGCTTACTACCGTTGTAAATTCAAGAGGCAACTCCATGCAAAGAAATAAGATCAGATGTACAATAGGAGACCATCCAATTCTGTTAATAGAGGAGAAAAATATAAGCTATCCTGCAGATTTCATATGATGAGCTATTTGACTTTATCACAGTATCATGCCAAATGGAAGTGGAAATCATGATTTGAAGCTTCGCTAAGTTTAGTTGGTCCAACTCTATTAGgattgagtcgacactaagagggggggagggggggtgggtgaattagtgcagcgataaaagttACGTTGAGTcggaaatcttcgtacgataaaattcgtTTCGATAATGTtttaactttgaaaatgttcgtaagagtgtgtagctaaagtaatgaggaagtaaagcagttgcaaagtaagtaaatgactgtaatagaaatgcaaatcgagtttatagtggttcgatcgtcgtgatctacgtccactcccaattcctcttccgccgaggccatcggtatccactaacggtcttccttcaatgggcgaagaccaactacccttacaactctatttttcttttgataggcttaggagagaacctttacaccaccactcatctctaaacagaaatcacacTTACACTAGAGGAAGAGAACTCTCACAAAttacaacataatttttccttgttttgttctcagttcttgtgtaatctgaacagggatgagaggggtatttataggtcccaaatatatttaaacttggagtctaaaagtgtctcatctctggTTTttgaggtactggtggtaccatcgcatgTGCTGGACGGTACTatcgcctgtagcactgacactggacggtaccaccactcagtctggcggttccaccgctaaacacagtttgggagactatgtctgggcgataccaccgttgagactgacgataccaccgcatgacactgggcggtaccaccacccagtctggcagtaccaccgctaaacACAgtttaggagactatgtctgggcggtactaccgtcgagactagcgataccaccgcccagtctggcggtactattgcctcatacagtcttggagactgtgtctcggagattgagccactagcggtgccaccgcctgacccaacttttgggtcactaaatgagcctttctcttggctcaaaatagccccactttgcgcccagttggcccctaattgagttggcttaattacattctaaaccaacctaattacaacataaactaactcgatctagacaaattattgcaaagcacgaatcatctgttgtccgacatatcattggttttttcggcgcttcgtccgatccttcggcgcatcgtcctctccttcggcatattgcccaatcggcatgttgacacccACAACTtctgatttccttagcgcaatgtctgatccttcgacccgatgctcgaattcatggcATGAAGCTTTCTACTGACACGTCGGCTGAtcttccggcccgacgtctaatcttctgacatgttcaactccggcccaacattctatttctcctgctttaatcaatctacctctcctgatcgaagcgagtcttgcgtcactcaaaacgcaaattagatcataacattatcaattggtttcatcatcaaaatccgagattcaacaatctccccattttttatgatgacaatcaattgatgacggagttaacgttAACCccaccctatcaatatgccatattgatagaacctttaaattcatacaataaaatcatgcaatgtttcaaaatataaaaatgcaTCATACTACACATGATttaaatcatcatcattacttctcctcttttgtcatcgacaaaaaggagaaatgcatttagcaagtttttgagatatgcaagttttacaacatacaagctagcaacaattttgagttgtacaagtttgtaaatttagcttctttttttgagatatgcaagtttgcaagttttgcttcttgagatatgcaatatagcacttttgcttctcttgagattgcaagctagcaattcttagtgatgttcaagatagcaagttctttcttctcttttgagaagtgcaagctagtaattttactttctagcaagtttgtttccttgaaatgtgtaagctagcaaattttctccccctttgtcattgttaaaaagaaggaaagaatataatattgtaattcttttccctttacatcaatttccaaatcataacaaagataaagtatcaatcttatttcaatatgacatattgaaataaggtatcatttcagaaaatgatagttgactttcacattatttcatcaaaaaatcataagtattgcatgcatcattctaaatcataaatatttcaatcatgattgtatcaaaatgtcaaattacattacatcatatcatgcatgatcataacttctcatttttatgtatcaacataatatcatgagtatttcatatataatttcatatcatcacatgaaaaatatcaagaaaaattaattgggtaataagatatacacttcatgaatacaagggagtcacgaaccaaatttcaaattgtgaatatcgaaaaatcaagagaaaaattatggttctttttggatgactcaaatagcgaaaagaagaatcatagtaaatgatcttgattcataaaaaatctcatgttataattacaagaatttataagaaaaatcattattcatttaaataattcttctttttagtaaatagcaaaaagaattatgagagttcaaaaataagatattaattcatagaaagatcttaagtatcaaatatcgagaaatcaagataaaaaaataaatctcaatccataaaattttcttgtaagaaatgcaaagtcatcatcattatcactttgggcatgataccaaattaataaattttcaaatcaatattacttaagtatgcatgataccaaaacatggtttcaagtcttcaacatataatatgcataatttcaaaccattatcaaggtcatagtttgtttgcataagtctcttctttagtaaatggtaagaaggaatcatcaaagatagaaaatattttgattcttataaaaaatagctcaagtagagaaatcaaaagaaagttcatgattcggttgaaaaatttttattcaaattcaatttgttaaCTCCaaacttatcatcaaaatcacttttcttaattcaagagataacataaaatagattcataacTAAGAATTATTtattgaaaaattgaaaagctttaagatattttcaagaaatatgTATTCTccaatttttgtttcaatttaagtgatttgatttcatataagcatgcccaagttttttacgccaaatcaaaacatgtatcatcgtttaaaatcgaaggagcaaatctcatcatagaaatcatcaagatcaataaatcacaaaaaacattattacttcaaatcatcatgcataattaaatcatcaagcatgatttcattaatcataaaacattttcaatcaaaattattaagtgaatctaactcttcattctTAGTTTtcaatacaaaagccatgcatcatcatttataatcgaaaagcaatatggaaatcatcaagatacacattattgcttcttaaaatatgtatagaattaatcttatttggtgtacaagcattacatttaattttaatatttttattcctttatcataaaacatgtaattgtcatgataaaatatatatatttttaaaactaattCATCAAAGAAtgaaagcactaagtaatttcatggtaaagtaaatacatttcgggtgagttacatacctcattgtgaaaggccacctcatttttgttggtttgctcctcgtcttctgcttgattcgtccttgagtgcttccttcttctttgataacttcttcttcagttttatatactcatctttggagtgccccGGTTTTTTgcgttcataacaagtagttatgtcctttttaagtttgtttttattctttgattcatgtttcatgaactttttaaactttattgttaagagttcaaagtcatcatcacttgagctttcgctcgagtggtcttcttgagttctaagtgccaaatccttcttattttttggaaggtagttctcatattcattttgTATCATATAACTCATTTTattggtcattaaagacccgataagttcaagtggaaacttgtttaagtctttagcctcttgtattgccgtcactttcggatcccaactttttggaagtgatcttagtattttgttaacaagttcaaaattagaaaaacatttaccaaaactttttaaactattgatgacatccgtaaaatgggtgtacatgtcaatgctagtttcgcttggcttcatttgaaataattcaaaatcatgcatcaaaaaattaattttcgaatctttaactttactagtaccttcgtgtgtgatttcaagtgtgtgccaaatctcataagccgtttcgcaaatagaaactcgattgaattcagttttatccaaagcataaaataaagcattcatagctt includes:
- the LOC135612572 gene encoding aspartyl protease 25-like; the protein is MKTHHLITIPPIPTPPGAMATPHSLFLLFLLFFSTSNAADLRIFHAERHSPTPLDSVLSLARNDLTRLAFLSRKVTSVPVASGQQVLQSSSYVLRAKLGSPGQLLLLALDTSADAAWTSCSPCSTCPSSSALFLPANSSTYSPLPCSSSWCPQFKGQSCAADSAPSPCTYYQPYGGDAAFTATLSQDSLTLASDVIPNYLFGCVTAVNGSSANLPKQGLLGLGRGPMSLLAQTGPLYQGVFSYCLPSYKSYYFSGSLRLGPLGQPKNIRFTPLLKNPHRPSLYYVNLTAVRVGRFEVPVPPGSFEFDPATGAGTVVDSGTVITRFVTPVYAAIRDEFRRQVNASGGYTSLGAFDTCFSTDEVASAPAVTLRMEGLDLVLRMENTLIHSSATPLACLAMAAAPDNVNAVVNVIASLQQQNLRVVVDAANARVGFAREVCN
- the LOC135611542 gene encoding uncharacterized protein LOC135611542 produces the protein MSTMKKTGVIQRLGFGGAVEFGGGRLVIRLPDRRLLRLVARSVLLAAVILSLPWLHADIFFRGGDVGGIAERQGAIYGDATFLPSLLHDMSRRGLLRPGDNAVFLNDPIAGDRSTAVPDGSADFVFSASAGDFEHIDRILKIGGVAAVRWSRNPSETFTPPANYRTAYVGRVGSVTVLAMRKSFANGRGLRLRRLLSMPVAKKEALSGLEGALLEPPEPGRRGWQRRARYLPELTRDELDGYPRRVFVEVAGAGEAGSGAAWFEQNYPRKGRAFDVIRVEVMEKENKDTDEAEKGASPSLAEWLERNVKEEEYVVVKAEASAVEEAVAEGAIGLVDELFLECDHQLWEDDDAKKGETRGGRRAYWECLALYGKLRDAGVAVHQWWSF